One Niabella beijingensis DNA window includes the following coding sequences:
- a CDS encoding SWIB/MDM2 domain-containing protein: protein MATAKKSAAKKAAPKKAAAKKAAPKKATKAPVKKAAPKKVAAKKAAPKKAAAKKAAPKKAAPKKKRKINPALLQPLAPSPALAAVIGNKPASRPDIIKKVWVYIKKEGLQDTTNKRMINADDKLKTLFGGKSQISMFDLAKIISANVK from the coding sequence ATGGCAACAGCTAAAAAATCTGCTGCAAAAAAAGCAGCACCAAAAAAGGCAGCGGCTAAGAAGGCAGCACCAAAAAAAGCCACAAAAGCTCCCGTAAAAAAAGCAGCACCAAAAAAAGTAGCGGCTAAAAAAGCGGCTCCCAAAAAAGCAGCGGCTAAAAAGGCAGCACCAAAGAAAGCAGCACCCAAAAAGAAAAGAAAAATAAATCCTGCCCTGTTGCAGCCCCTTGCTCCCAGTCCCGCACTCGCGGCTGTTATTGGCAACAAGCCTGCATCCCGCCCGGACATTATCAAAAAAGTTTGGGTATATATTAAAAAAGAAGGGCTGCAGGATACCACCAACAAAAGAATGATCAACGCAGACGACAAATTAAAAACATTATTTGGGGGAAAATCCCAGATCTCCATGTTCGACCTGGCCAAGATTATCAGCGCTAATGTAAAATAA
- a CDS encoding flavin reductase family protein, translating into MKSRNYHKKDFPVSEARIYLEPAPAVLLSSFYKDRNNIMAMGWYTILEFTPSLVGCMISSGNYSFELVRNSRECVINIPTFGLAETLVAIGNCSGYNLDKFEKFGLTPQKAVKVKAP; encoded by the coding sequence ATGAAATCACGGAACTATCATAAAAAGGACTTTCCGGTTTCGGAGGCCCGGATCTACCTGGAGCCCGCTCCTGCTGTATTGTTGAGTTCTTTTTATAAAGACAGGAATAATATTATGGCTATGGGATGGTATACCATACTGGAGTTTACACCCTCCCTGGTCGGCTGTATGATCTCCTCGGGTAATTACAGTTTTGAACTGGTCAGAAACAGCCGGGAATGTGTGATCAATATACCCACTTTCGGATTAGCGGAAACACTGGTTGCAATCGGGAATTGCAGTGGCTACAACCTGGATAAGTTTGAAAAATTCGGATTAACACCGCAAAAAGCAGTTAAGGTAAAAGCCCCCTGA